GGCCGCGCACCATTGCCCCTCGACGAACGCCAGCGATCCGACCTGCGTACCAGGCCTGAGCGCGATGCCTGGGTGGTCGAGTAGCGCGGCGCACAGGCCTGCGGGGCGCAAAGTGCCCGCGCTGTCGATCACCACCCCGCCGACGTTGAGCGTGAGGCCGAGCTCGTCGCGCGTCTCCTCCGGCTCGATCCACCGGCAAAGCCCGGCCGGGCCGAACTGATCGACGAAGCGGCGCAGCTTGGCCGCCCGGGCCGTGTCGTACGCCGCGTGGAAAACACCGCAGGGCTCCCAGCCAACGCGTGGGTCGCTGCCCCAGCGTTCGCGCAGTTGCTGCTCGACCCGTGCGAACCCGTCGCGCAGCCGCCGCCCGATCGGGTCGTCGCCGTCGCCGACCTTGGGCTGGACAATCGCGACTCGCCGCCGAAGCGTCGGCCACTCCCCCGCCTCCATCGGCTGACGCTCCACCACGGTGACGGCCCAGCCCCGGTCGGCCAGCGCCCGTGCTACGAAGCTGCCCGCCACACCCGCGCCGACCACCAACGCTTCGCGCGGCGCGGCGGCGCTCCGTTTTTGCCCGGCATCGCCAGTCACGTCCGGCATCCGCCCCGCCGTCATGTCGCGCTTGGTCCCAAAGCCCGGCCGCTTCTCGACCGCGAACCCCGCCGCCGCCAGCCCCCGCCGGACCAGGCCCGCCGCGGTGTAGGTCGCCAGTGTCGTGCCCGCGTGCGACAACCGAGCGACTTCGGCGAAAACGGCTGGCGACCACATCCCCGGATTCCGAGCCGGCGTGAAGCCATCAAGAAACCAAGCGTCGCCAGGCGTTTGGCATGTCGCAAGCCCCGACGCGGCATCCCCGACGAGCAGCGTCAACTCGACACGCCCCGCATCAAACACAAGCAGATACGAGCCCGGCGCGCCCGGCGGCTGATACTGCTTGAGCAACTGGTAGGCATAAGGCCGCAGCAGATCCCAGGGCGACAGCGCCTGCCGCATCGTCTCGCGCGACAGCGGGTGCTTCTCGACGGTAACAAACCGCAGCGCCGCCCCACGCGGCGCAAGCTGGTCGAACAACTGCCAGCAGGCGAGGAAGTTCAGCCCGGTGCCAAAGCCCGTCTCCCCGACGGTGAAGGTGTCGCCGGGCGCGAGGCGTTCGAAACGCTGGGCCAGGCGGTTGCCGGTGAGAAAGACATGGGTGGTCTCGGCGAGGCCGCCGGCTTCGGAGAAGTAGACGTCGCCGTAGCGTGGGGCGACGAGTCGGCCGGCGTCGTCGAAGTGTGGCGTGAGGTCACTGGCGTCTTGCATGGGGCCATCGGCTCGGTGGCCGGCACGGCCGAAGGTTGATGAAAGACAGTCCGGCCCACCAATACCCCCGGCAGGATTCGAACCTGCAACCGTCGGCTTAGAAGGCCGATGCTCTATCCAGTTGAGCTACGAGGGCGGCTGTTTCGGCAGTATACCGGGCCAAGAAAATGGTTCGGCGGTGATCCCTGTTGGCTCTGGGGTTTCCCCGATGTATGCTTGCCAGCCGGTTCGCCTGCGCAAAGTGTTGGTTGACTGCAACCTTTTTGTTATAATCATGTAAGCACGGTAGCACGCTGTCGTCCCGTATCCAGTCTGTCAAGGCGGACTGAGCCCGGGAATCCACGCGGCTGCCACAGAAGGTTGGGTGCGACGTTAGGCCGCAGCGTTTGGTTTTGCGGCCACGAAAAGATGCCCAGATAGGACAGGAGTCCGTTTTGTTGAGACCTACCTCCCCCCACACCCGTCGGGGCCAACGCGGTTTTACGCTGATCGAGCTGCTCGTCGTGATCGGGCTGATCGGGGTGCTGATCGCGATCCTCTCGGTTGCACTGCGCGGGGCCAAGGAGAATGCCCGGGCGACCAAGTGCTCGAGCCACCTCCGGCAGATCGGTGTCGCGACCGACGCCTACACCACCGACAACCACTTCTACCTCCCGTACGAAGACCGCGGCGACGAGGCCATGGGCAATGAGTGCTGGGTGGATGCCTTGCAGGACGGCCAGTACCTCGAGGTCGGCGAGACCGATGAATCGCTGCTGGCCTGCCCGAGCGTGGTCAGCGCGAACCCGATTGCCGGGGCCGACCCCGTGATTGAGAGCTACCGCATGAACAGCAAGCTGGCGGAGACCAACCCGCTGGACCCGGACTACAACGGCAGCCCGCACCGCCAGGTCACCCAAATCATCGAGCCCTCGCGCACCGTCGTCTACTTTGATGGTGATGTCGGCGGGGACACGATCTCCTTCAAGGGCCGGTGGCGCGACGGCGACGATGATGTCGCCTACCGGCACAACACCTCGACGATCCTGACGTTCGCCGACTGGCACGTCGAACGGATCACGAAGAAGGAGTTGGACGAGGACTCAGCCGGCAACGACATCATCATCTGGCAGTTGGTGGGCCAGTGGGACCCGAGCCCGTAAACTACGGGCTGACCGCACCGCCCCATCTCACCGGAGTCTCGACTTGCTGATCCAACTGCTCGCGCAGGGCACCGAGTTTTCGTTCTTTGAACAGTTCGCCGCCGAGCTCTCTTCTTCCGAAGGCGAGAAAAACCTTGGGGAGATTTTTCTGCGCCTGGGCTGCGCGGCGCTCGTCGGCTGGGTCATCGGGCTGGGCTACCGCCTCTCGTTCACCGGCAAAAAACTCAAACCCACCATGCACCACACCCTCGTGATGCTCTGCATCGGCGGGGCGCTGGTCTGGCTCGTCGTGGGCAACAACCTCGTCCGCGCCTTCGGCCTCGCGGGCACCATCGGGCTCATCCGATACCGCACCACCGTCCGCGACCCCAAAGACACCACCGTCCTCTTCTTCGCCATGATCCTCGGCATGGCCATCGGGCTGGGCCACTACTCCACCGCGATCGCCGGCTGCCTCTTCGTCTTCGCCGTGCTCGTCATCATGCGTGTGACGCACACCCCGGAACCGCCCAAAACCGACAAGAAAAGCGTCGGCAGCGTCGACCCGCAGGAGACGGACGACACGGGTGAGGCCCTGCCGGACGCAGCACGCGATACCGCTCCGCCCGGCCCGCCCGCTGGCTGACCGCCCGGCTCCGCCCGATCACAATGCCGCGCTGCGCGAAATCGCAAGCCCGACCGCCGCAGGCCCGCTAGGATGGAGCACTTGGCCAAAGCGTTTTGGCCAACTCTATTGCTACACCCACAGCGCTCAACGGGATGCTCCAGGACACCACAGGACGCGGGATCGGCTACCTCAGGCTGTCGCTCACCAAAGCGTGCTCGATGCGCTGTACCTACTGCAGGCCGACCTGGCTCGAACAGCCGCGCGACGAAGCCATGCTCACGCCCGCCGAGCTCGAACAGCTCGCGCGACACCTCGTCTCGAACCACGGACTGCACAAGGTTCGGCTCACCGGCGGCGACCCGACCAGCCGGCCCGAGCTGGTCGAGATCATCCGGCGCATCGCGTCGATCGACGGCATCAACGACCTCGCGATGACGACCAACGGGCTCACCCTCCCGCGCATGGCCGAGCAGTATGCCCGCGCCGGTCTGAAACGCATCAACCTCAGTCTGGACACGCTCGACCCCGAACGCTTCAAACGGATGACGGGCGTGGACGGGCTTCGCCGCGTCCTGAAGGGGCTGGACGCTGCCAAAGCGGCGGGCATCTCGCCGATCAAGATCAACTCAGTCGTGCTGCGCGGCGAGAACGATGCCGATATCCCGGCGATGGTTCGATTCGCGGCCGCCAACGATGTCCCGATCCGGTTCATCGAGCTGATGCCGATGGGCCCGCTCGCGTCGAGCTGGGCCGACCGCTATGTGCCCGAGTCGGAGATGCGGGCCCGGCTCGCGCCGATCGTGCGCGAATCCGAAGATTTGGAGCAAGGCCACGACGCGGCACGCTGCGCGCGAGTGGTACTGGACGACGGGTCGGTGGCAAAGGTCGGGTTCATCACGCCGATGAGCTGCAACTTCTGCGCCCAGTGCAACCGTATGCGCATCGCGGCGGACGGCGCGATCTACCCCTGCCTGATGGACGAGCCCCGTGGGTCGCTGCTCGAGGCGGTGCGCCCGGTATTCGATGGCGACGCGGTCGATGAAGCGATCCGTGCTTCGCTCGAACACAAACAGGCCGAGCACCCGCACGACGGGTTCGTCACGATGACCCACATCGGCGGGTAGCAACACTCACGAAGCAAGCCATGACCGACAAGAAACTCCCCGGCACCTACCGCAAGTTCGTCGCACGCTTCCCCGAGCTGGGCGACACCCACGAGCGCATCGCGCAGGTCGTGCAGGACTGCGGCCCGCTGGATGACAAGGCGTGCTCGCTGATCAAGATCGGCATCTCGCTGGGGGCCGGTCTCGAGTCCGCGGTGCGCAGCCACGTCCGCCGGGCGGTGGAAGCCGGCGCGACCGAACAGGAGATCGAGCAGGCCCTGATGCTCGGCATGAACACCGTCGGCTTCCCGCGTACCGTCGCCGCCTGGAGTTGGGCGCAGGTCCAGTTCGAACGTAATCGCAAAGAACAATCGGCGGGCAAGCCGGCATGACGACGATCACGGTCAAACTCTTCGGCCCGCAGGCCCGGCTCGCGCAGAAGCGTGAAGTCGCCGCGCGATGTACCACCGATGCGCCGACCGCAAGCGAAGTCCTCGCGGCCGTCGCCGAGGCCTGCCCCGCGCTGGCCGAGCACATTGGTAACAGCAAGCTAGCGGTGAACCATGAACTGGTGAAGCCCGCCGACCCCGTCTGCGCGGGCGATGAGGTCGCCGTGATCGGGATGCTGGGGGGCGGGTAAGCGATGTCGCAGGCGGCAACACAGGTCGAGGTGCAGCTCTCCGAGGGCCCGCTGGGTGCGGCGATCCAGTGGCGGCCGACGGGTGCGGGTGCCGTGGTGCAGTTCGAGGGCGTCGTTCGGCCCACCGAGTCGGGCCGGGCGCTGCGCGGGCTGACGTATGAAAGTTATGAGCCGATGACCCGCCGGATGCTCCGCGATCTCGGTCGCGACATCGTGCAGCAGCACACGCTCACCGCGCTGCGTGTCGAGCACAGCGTCGGCTTTGTTGCGAACCACGACGTGTCGTTCCGGCTCTACGTCGCGGCCGCGCACCGTAAGGCCGCGCTCGGCGCGATGGATGCATTCATCGACCGCATGAAGCAGGATGTCCCGCTATGGAAGGTGCCCGAGTGGGGGCTTGGTGATGGCTGATGCCGCACATCCGGATGCTGCCGTGCGGGCGTGGGCGGATCGTTGCGAGCCCGTCGCGACAGAGCCAGTCGCGATCGACCACGCGGCCGGTCGTGTGCTCGCCGAGCCGATCCACGCCGACCGCGACAGCCCGGCCCACGACGTCTCGGCGATGGACGGCTACGCGGTGCGGCTGTCGGACTTCGACGACGCGGGCCGACTGCCCGTCGCGGGGGAAGTCACGACCGGCGCTGCGCCGCCCGACCTGCTGCCGGGCCATGCGCTGCGCATCTTCACTGGCGGATGTGTGCCCAGTCAGGCCGAGCTTGTCATCAAGCGTGAAGACGTCGCCGAGACACGCGAGCTGATCGAGCTCAATGTCACGCGTGAATCACTCAAGCCCGGCCAGCACATCCGACGCCGCGGCGAAAACGCGAAACAGGGCGACGAAATCGTAGCCGCCGGGGCTGCGATGACCCCCGCCGTGGTCGGCGCCGCCGCGAGCTTCGGGGCCTGTACGCCCGGCGTGTACCGCAAAGTACGCGTCGGCCTGCTCATCACCGGCGACGAGTTACGCGCGCCCGACGACCGGCCCGAGCCGTGGCAGATCCGCGACAGCAACGGCCCGGTGATTGCCGCCATGCTCCAAGGCGTGCCGTGGCTCGATGTTTTCGCCACCGAGCGCGGCAACGACAACCCGAAGCAACTCACCGCGCAGCTCGGCGGGCTGCTCGAACAGTGCGACGCGGTCATCACCACCGGCGGCGTGTCGATGGGCGACCACGACTACATCCCCGCCGTGGTCCGCGCGGTCCGCGGCGAAGTGGCGTTCCACAAACTCCCCGTCCGCCCCGGCAAGCCGATGCTTGGCGCGACCGGGCCCAACGGCCAGGCGATCCTCGGGCTCCCCGGCAACCCGGTCTCCGCAATGGCCACGCTCCGGCGCTTCGGCAACGCGGCGCTGCGCCGGCTTGCAGGATTTACGCAGTCCATGACACCCGCAGGAATAATCGAATGCGGTGAGCCCATCGCCAACCCGACCGCGCTGTGGTGGTTCCGCCTTGCCAAGATCAACGACAAGGGGTTCGCCGAGTGTGTCGCGACGCGTGGGTCGGGCGATTTGGCCTCGGCCGCGCGGAGCGACGGGATACTCGAAGTCCCGCCGGGTACGATGGACGCGACACGCCTTGTGTTTCACCCATGGACCCTGGGCTGATCGACCATCATGCACCCCCCCCCACCCCCCGAACCCGGCACCGACTCCCCCGCACTGTCGCATGTCGATGCGCAGGGCAGAGCGCGCATGGTCGATGTCGGCGACAAAGATATCACCAGGCGAACCGCGATCGCACGCGGCCGGGTACGTATCAGCGACGCGCTCGCACAGCGTATCGCCGCGAACGACCTGGCCAAGGGTTCGTTGCTCGACGTCGCCCGCCTCGCCGGGGTGATGGCGGCCAAGCGCACGGACGAGCTGATCCCGCTGTGCCACTCGCTCCCGCTCGACCATGTCGATGTTGTTGCGCATGTTGAAGGCAATTATGTCCATCTCGAAGCGACCACCTCTGTTTCCGCACGCACCGGGATCGAGATGGAGGCGCTCACAGCCGTGAGTGTCGCAGCACTGACGGTCATCGACATGGGCAAAGCCGTCGACCCCGCGATGGTGATCGAAGAGGTCAAGCTCATCGAGAAGCGCGGCGGGCGTCGCGGCACGGTTCGGCCACACGACCAACCTGACGGTGGTGTCCATGGCTAAGCCCGCCCCACTCCACCCGCCGATGCGTGTCGCGGTGCTGACCGTGAGCGACCGCTGCTCACGCGGCGAAACCGAAGACACGACCGGCCCCGCCGTCGCGGCGTTGTGCCGTGTCGCACTCGACGCCGAAGTGGTCGCCACGCAGTGCGTCCCCGACGAGGTCGAAGCGATCCGTGGCGCGATCCTCGGCTGGGCCGACGCGGGCAACACACCCACTCCGCGCGAGCGCCTCGACCTGATCCTCACTGCGGGCGGCACCGGCCTCGCGCCGCGCGATGTCACACCCGAGGCCACCGCCCCACTGCTTGAACGCCGACACCCGGCCCTGCTCGAACTCGCACGGCTGCGCTGCTACGAGATCACGCCGCGCACCTTCCTCTCGCGCGGCGAAGCCGGCACGGTGGGTCAAACGCTCGTCATCAACCTGCCCGGCTCCAAACGCGGCGCAACCGAGATGCTCGCCGCGGTCGCCGACATCCTCCCCCACGCCATCGACACCCTGCGCGGCGACGTGCAGGACGACGGCCGACCCGACGCCGAGCCGAGCACCGGCAAAGTCGTCAGACATAGCGACTAACCATGCCTCCGACGCAGCCGCCCGAATCCGACTCGTTGCGAAACGATGCGCCCCCGGCGTACATCCTCGCCGGCGGCCGGAGCGTGCGCTTCGGCAGTGACAAGGCCCGCGCGGTGGTCGAGGGCCAAACGCTCATCGCGCATGTCGCGCATGCGGTGTCCCAAGTCGCGCGTTCAGTCACCGCCGTTGCACAAGACGCCGGCCACTATGCGGACCTCGGGCTCGCGACGATCGCCGACGCCGCCGCAGACAACGGCCCGGTGCAGGGCCTGCTCGCCGCACTCATCCACCGTATCGAAACGCACGGCCACGGCTGGCTCCTCCTCGCCGCGTGCGACATGCTTGTTGCAGACGACTCGCCGTACAACACATTGCTCGCCGCGCTCCAAGTCGTGCCCAAAGACTGCCAGGTGGTCGCCTTCCGCACCGACCGCTGGCACCCGATGCCGGGGCTCTACCACACGGCGATGCTCCCGATTGTCGCGGCGTTCCTCGCGGACGGCGGCCGTGCGTTTCAAGACCTGCTCAACCACCCCGCGCTCGCCGCCTTCGCACCGCACACGCAGACCGACCCGCTCGCCAAACTCGTCCACGCCAACACCCCCGACCAGCTCCGCACGGGCTTGCGACAGCGAGACGACCCCACACAAACGAATCCGGCCGACCCCACATGACCCAGCCCGATGACAACCCGGCCGTCCGCAAGATCCAGATGCAGCGCTGGTCACAGGGCGGCTCGACCCCGACCACCGACGAGCTCGCGGTCGAGGAGCCGCTCGAAATCCGCGTGCGCGGCCGAGCGGTGAGCATCACGATGCGCACGCCCGGCCACGACGACGAGCTCGCGCTCGGGTTCCTCTTGTCCGAAGGGCTCATCCGGTCGGCGGACGATGTCAGCCGGGTCGATCCCTGCGTCCGCGCGGCCGAGGGCAACGTCATCAACGTGTTCCTCGCGCCGCACGTCGCGGTTGATTTCGACAAGCTCACCCGGCACGTCTTCGCCTCCTCAAGCTGCGGCGTCTGCGGCAAAGCGAGCATCGACGCGATCCGCATCGGCTTCTCTTCGGTGTCCTCGGAGGCAACGTTCAGCGCGGAGACGATCCAGCGCCTCCCGGAGGCGCTGCGCGACGAACAATCCACCTTCGACCGTACCGGCGGGCTGCACGCGGCGGCGCTGTTCGATCCTGACGGAAACCTGATCGTGCTTCGCGAAGATGTGGGCCGGCACAACGCGGTCGACAAGGTACTGGGCTGGGCGATCCGTCAGCCGGGCCTGGCACTAGGAGAGCACGGCCTGATGGTCAGCGGGCGGGCGTCGTTTGAAATCGTCCAGAAGGCCTTGGCCGCGGGGCTGCCGCTGATCGCGGCGGTGTCGGCACCGTCATCGCTCGCGGTCGAGCTCGCCCACGACAGCGGCCAGACCCTGGTCGGCTTCCTGCGCCCGGGCCGGATGAACATCTACACCCACGCGAGCCGGGTCGTGTAGCTTTCGAGGTTGCGGGGTTGGTCGCCGTCCGCTGGCGGGCATAAGATAGGTCGAGCCGCGCGTAGCTCAGTAGGATAGAGCAATGCTTTCCTAAAGCATAGGTCGCAGGTTCGAGCCCTGCCGTGCGGATTGCTTGGCTGCGTCGTGAGGTCGGACGTCGCGCGGGCCCTTCTGCGAGTGACATTGCCGCGTCGGGTAGATGCCCGAAACAGCGGGAGACTACACGATGATTCGGAGTCTTATAATTTATGTAGACCCGAGATTCGCCTTATAGATGCGGGCTATCAGCCCGATACGTGAGACTAGAGCCGTATTGTTCCAGGAGCTAGAGGATGCCATCGACACACACCTTCGTAGTAAGCGCCGTGGCCGTCGCCTTAGCCGCGGCGGTCGGCTGCAATAGGTCATCTGACAACCCGGACGACGAAGCAACGACACCGCCCACCGGACAAACGTCGGCACAGGGTACGACGCTGCCCGGTGGCGGCATCGAGACATTCGCGCTGGCCGACCGCTCCGCGCCGGGCGACACGCTCTTTACCCGGCTGGACTCTGCGGCGACGGGTGTCGACCTGGTCAACATGCTCGACATCGACTACCCGCGCGACTTCCTCTACAACTCCGGCTTCGCCTGCGGCGGGATCTCGATCGGCGACATTAATGGCGACGGCAAACCCGACCTGTTCTTCTCGCGCGGCCGAGCCGGCAATGTGCTCTACCTCCAGCGCGACTCGATGCGGTTTGAGGATGTAACCGACCAGGCCGGCGTCGCGGGCGGCCCGGACGACTGGGCGAGCGGATCGACCCTCGTGGATATCGACAACGATGGTGATCTGGACATCTATGTCTGCAACTATGACGCGCCCAACCAGCTCTTCATCAACCCCGGCCAGGAGGGCGCAGCTTTTGAAGAAGCCGCCGAGTCCTGGGGGCTCGCGATTGTCGATGCCTCGTTGACGCCGGCTTTCGCGGACTACGACCATGACGGCGACATGGATGTGTACATCCTGACCAACCGGTACACCGACCCGGACGGCCGACCGACCGACCCGCCGATACGGATGGTGAATGGTCGGCCCGAGGTGCTGGCCGAGTACGAGCAGTTCTATTATCTGCGGCAGATCGGGGCGCAGAACTGGACGATCGAGGAAGGCGGACGGGCCGACCACCTGCTGCGCAATGACGACGGCCGGTTCGTTGATGTCACGGCCGAGGCCGGCATGGGCGGCGTCCGTGGGCACGGCCTGTCTTCAACCTGGTTTGATTTCGACGGCGATGGCTGGATCGACCTGCATGTCGGAAACGACTACACCGACGCCGACCGTCTCTATCGCAACAACGGCGACGGGACATTCACCGACGTGGTCGCCGACGCCATGCCCTTCACATCCTGGTCGACGATGGGCGCGGACGCGGGCGACCTGGATGGCGACGGCCGTCTGGACTTTATGACCGCCGACATGGCGAACACCACGCACTACAAGTCCAAGGTCTCGATGGGGGAGATGGGCGATCGGCAGTTCTTCCTGGAGACCGCCTGGCCCCGGCAGATCATGCGCAACGTCGTCTACATGAACACCGGTACCGGGCGATTCGCCGAGGCGGGGTTCCTCAGCGGGCTGGCCAAGTCCGACTGGACCTGGGCGGTGAAGATCGCAGACTTTGATAACGACGGGCTCAACGACGTCTATCTCACCAACGGCATGGCGCGGAACTTCTCGAACGCCGACCGGGTCATCACCGACGAGATGCGAGTAGGCCAGACCGAGTGGGAGATGTGGGAAGATACGCCGCCGCTGACGGAAGCCAACCTCGCGTTCCACAACCTTGGCGACATGCACTTCGAAAAGGTCGCCCAGGCATGGGGGCTCGGCCATGTCGGCATGAGCTACAGCGCCGCGACGGCCGACCTTGACGGCGACGGGGACCTGGACCTCGTTGTCAACAACCTCGACGAGCCCAGCCACATTTATCAAAACAACAGCGCCCAAGGCCACCGCGTCGTGATCGAACTCATCGGCTCACAAAGCAACCGCTACGGCGTCGGCGCGGTGGTACACGTGACCACCTCGGGCGGCAGGCAGGTCCGGCAGATGATGCCGGCGACAGGGTTCCTCTCGACCAACGACACGAAGCTGCACTTCGGGCTGGGCGAGGCCGACACGATCGAAACACTCAGCGTCCACTGGCCCAGCGGCCAGGTGCAGCGTTTCGACAGCATCGCGGCAGACCAACGCCTGGTGATTACCGAGCCGACACAGGCCGATGACGCCTCGCGACCGACACCCACCGAGCCGCCTGCTCGCCCGCTGCTGGCGAGCCGTGACCTGATCGAGATCGGGCTGCTCTACGCCCACCGCGAGACGGACTACGACGACTTCGCGGTCCAGCCGCTGCTGCCCGGCAGGCTGTCGCAGCTCGGCGGCGGCGTCGCGGTCGGGGATATCGATGGCGACGGCCATGACGACATCTACCTCTGTGGGCCCGCCGGCCGGGCCGGGTCGCTCCGGGTCTGGCGCGATGGGCGATACGAGCAGGTATCGGGCCCCTGGCAGCGGCACTTTGCGGGCGAAGAGATGGCCGCGCTGATGCTTGATGTCGATGGCGATGGCGACCGCGACCTGCTCGTCACGGCCGGCAGCTACGAGCTCCCGCGCGGCGCTGAGTCGCAGCGCGACCGGCTCTACCTCAACGACGGGGCCGGCGCATTCACCTACGCCGAGGACGCCCTGCCGATCCTCGGCGAAGTCAGCGGCCCCGCCGCCGCGGCCGACTTTGACGGCGACGGCGACCTCGACCTCTTCATCGGTGCACGCACCGTGCCGGGCGAGTACCCCACAACGCCTGTCAGCCGGCTGCTGCGAAACGATGGCGGGACGTTCAGCGATGTCACCGCGTCGCTCGCCCCCGAACTCGCTACCGTCGGGATGGTCACCGGCGCGGCCTGGGCCGACACCGACGACGACGGCCGGCCCGACCTGCTGCTGTCGCTCGACTGGGGCCCGATCAAACGCTTTGCCAACACCGAAGCAGGGCTCGTAGACCGTACGCAGGATGCTGGTCTCGCAGGCCGGCTCGGGTGGTTCAACAGCGTGACGCCCTGCGACACCGACGGCGACGGCGACATCGACCTCGTCGCCATGAACTACGGGCTCAACACCAAATACGGCCACCCCTCCCCCGACTACCTTTCGCACATCTTCTACGGCGACTTCAACGGCGACGGCACCCGTAACCTTGTCGAGGCCAAGCCCGGCCAGGACCACGACCTGCTCCCCGTGCGCGGGTTCAGCTGATCGCGCCGCGCGATCTCGGCCGTGGGCCGAGACTTTGACACCTACCACGACTTCGCCTCTTCCAACCTCGACGAAATCTACGACCCCGACGACCTCGCATCGTCGCTGCACCTGACCACCAACTGTCTGGAAAGCGGCATCTACCGCAACAACGGGGATGGCACGTTTACCTGGCAGACGTTGCCACGCATGGTCCAGCAGTCG
The sequence above is a segment of the Phycisphaeraceae bacterium D3-23 genome. Coding sequences within it:
- the moaA gene encoding GTP 3',8-cyclase MoaA translates to MLQDTTGRGIGYLRLSLTKACSMRCTYCRPTWLEQPRDEAMLTPAELEQLARHLVSNHGLHKVRLTGGDPTSRPELVEIIRRIASIDGINDLAMTTNGLTLPRMAEQYARAGLKRINLSLDTLDPERFKRMTGVDGLRRVLKGLDAAKAAGISPIKINSVVLRGENDADIPAMVRFAAANDVPIRFIELMPMGPLASSWADRYVPESEMRARLAPIVRESEDLEQGHDAARCARVVLDDGSVAKVGFITPMSCNFCAQCNRMRIAADGAIYPCLMDEPRGSLLEAVRPVFDGDAVDEAIRASLEHKQAEHPHDGFVTMTHIGG
- a CDS encoding DUF4956 domain-containing protein; this encodes MLIQLLAQGTEFSFFEQFAAELSSSEGEKNLGEIFLRLGCAALVGWVIGLGYRLSFTGKKLKPTMHHTLVMLCIGGALVWLVVGNNLVRAFGLAGTIGLIRYRTTVRDPKDTTVLFFAMILGMAIGLGHYSTAIAGCLFVFAVLVIMRVTHTPEPPKTDKKSVGSVDPQETDDTGEALPDAARDTAPPGPPAG
- the moaC gene encoding cyclic pyranopterin monophosphate synthase MoaC gives rise to the protein MHPPPPPEPGTDSPALSHVDAQGRARMVDVGDKDITRRTAIARGRVRISDALAQRIAANDLAKGSLLDVARLAGVMAAKRTDELIPLCHSLPLDHVDVVAHVEGNYVHLEATTSVSARTGIEMEALTAVSVAALTVIDMGKAVDPAMVIEEVKLIEKRGGRRGTVRPHDQPDGGVHG
- a CDS encoding MogA/MoaB family molybdenum cofactor biosynthesis protein is translated as MAKPAPLHPPMRVAVLTVSDRCSRGETEDTTGPAVAALCRVALDAEVVATQCVPDEVEAIRGAILGWADAGNTPTPRERLDLILTAGGTGLAPRDVTPEATAPLLERRHPALLELARLRCYEITPRTFLSRGEAGTVGQTLVINLPGSKRGATEMLAAVADILPHAIDTLRGDVQDDGRPDAEPSTGKVVRHSD
- a CDS encoding carboxymuconolactone decarboxylase family protein yields the protein MTDKKLPGTYRKFVARFPELGDTHERIAQVVQDCGPLDDKACSLIKIGISLGAGLESAVRSHVRRAVEAGATEQEIEQALMLGMNTVGFPRTVAAWSWAQVQFERNRKEQSAGKPA
- a CDS encoding MoaD/ThiS family protein codes for the protein MTTITVKLFGPQARLAQKREVAARCTTDAPTASEVLAAVAEACPALAEHIGNSKLAVNHELVKPADPVCAGDEVAVIGMLGGG
- a CDS encoding molybdenum cofactor biosynthesis protein MoaE is translated as MSQAATQVEVQLSEGPLGAAIQWRPTGAGAVVQFEGVVRPTESGRALRGLTYESYEPMTRRMLRDLGRDIVQQHTLTALRVEHSVGFVANHDVSFRLYVAAAHRKAALGAMDAFIDRMKQDVPLWKVPEWGLGDG
- the mnmC gene encoding FAD-dependent 5-carboxymethylaminomethyl-2-thiouridine(34) oxidoreductase MnmC, yielding MQDASDLTPHFDDAGRLVAPRYGDVYFSEAGGLAETTHVFLTGNRLAQRFERLAPGDTFTVGETGFGTGLNFLACWQLFDQLAPRGAALRFVTVEKHPLSRETMRQALSPWDLLRPYAYQLLKQYQPPGAPGSYLLVFDAGRVELTLLVGDAASGLATCQTPGDAWFLDGFTPARNPGMWSPAVFAEVARLSHAGTTLATYTAAGLVRRGLAAAGFAVEKRPGFGTKRDMTAGRMPDVTGDAGQKRSAAAPREALVVGAGVAGSFVARALADRGWAVTVVERQPMEAGEWPTLRRRVAIVQPKVGDGDDPIGRRLRDGFARVEQQLRERWGSDPRVGWEPCGVFHAAYDTARAAKLRRFVDQFGPAGLCRWIEPEETRDELGLTLNVGGVVIDSAGTLRPAGLCAALLDHPGIALRPGTQVGSLAFVEGQWCAAVSDGDALRRPVVIVASAMDALQLGPTRHLDLIPVRGQASLVPSAFDERGDLARLRRVICGAGYLTPAADGLHTMGASFVLNDTNAAWRDTEHSDVCDLFESMLPCLAQRLREAPAPAGWVGIRCTTPTRQPYAGRVAYQGRKHSGLYASLGHGSHGVVSACQSAHHIADAIEADTLAANR
- a CDS encoding molybdopterin molybdotransferase MoeA — protein: MADAAHPDAAVRAWADRCEPVATEPVAIDHAAGRVLAEPIHADRDSPAHDVSAMDGYAVRLSDFDDAGRLPVAGEVTTGAAPPDLLPGHALRIFTGGCVPSQAELVIKREDVAETRELIELNVTRESLKPGQHIRRRGENAKQGDEIVAAGAAMTPAVVGAAASFGACTPGVYRKVRVGLLITGDELRAPDDRPEPWQIRDSNGPVIAAMLQGVPWLDVFATERGNDNPKQLTAQLGGLLEQCDAVITTGGVSMGDHDYIPAVVRAVRGEVAFHKLPVRPGKPMLGATGPNGQAILGLPGNPVSAMATLRRFGNAALRRLAGFTQSMTPAGIIECGEPIANPTALWWFRLAKINDKGFAECVATRGSGDLASAARSDGILEVPPGTMDATRLVFHPWTLG
- a CDS encoding molybdenum cofactor guanylyltransferase, whose translation is MPPTQPPESDSLRNDAPPAYILAGGRSVRFGSDKARAVVEGQTLIAHVAHAVSQVARSVTAVAQDAGHYADLGLATIADAAADNGPVQGLLAALIHRIETHGHGWLLLAACDMLVADDSPYNTLLAALQVVPKDCQVVAFRTDRWHPMPGLYHTAMLPIVAAFLADGGRAFQDLLNHPALAAFAPHTQTDPLAKLVHANTPDQLRTGLRQRDDPTQTNPADPT
- a CDS encoding type II secretion system protein, coding for MRPTSPHTRRGQRGFTLIELLVVIGLIGVLIAILSVALRGAKENARATKCSSHLRQIGVATDAYTTDNHFYLPYEDRGDEAMGNECWVDALQDGQYLEVGETDESLLACPSVVSANPIAGADPVIESYRMNSKLAETNPLDPDYNGSPHRQVTQIIEPSRTVVYFDGDVGGDTISFKGRWRDGDDDVAYRHNTSTILTFADWHVERITKKELDEDSAGNDIIIWQLVGQWDPSP